A window of the Salvelinus fontinalis isolate EN_2023a chromosome 14, ASM2944872v1, whole genome shotgun sequence genome harbors these coding sequences:
- the LOC129869608 gene encoding serine/threonine-protein kinase Kist-like — translation MAHCSSSDPSGKIPRPDSSAVLMAGSPGTVDQAMKPVLFEIFGEIWNVQARLGQGVSASVYRVSSGRTSTAAVKEFLADAQGGDYGYHKERSVLEDIQGHKNIVTLYGVFTNHSHVGVATRCLLLELLDVSVSELLVRASTQGQVGSLQSGGAQQQGHSMWLVQHCARDILEALAFLHREGYVHADLKPRNVLWSADDECFKLIDFGLSFKEGNQDVKYIQTDGYRAPEAELQNSLAQAGLEAEGNSGCSATVDLWSLGIILLEMHSGIKLKDTVRSPEWKDNSAAIVDHIFASNSMVCPAIPVYHLRDLIKSMLHYDPKHRGTAETALLSPFFSIPFAPHIEDLVLLPSPVLRLLNLIDDSHLHNEEEYEDILEDMKEECQKYGSVVSLLIPKENPGKGQVFVEYANAGDSKEAQRLLTGRTFDRKFVVATFYPLSAYKRGYLYQTVQ, via the exons ATGGCTCACTGTAGTTCATCAGATCCAAGTGGGAAGATACCCCGTCCAGATAGCAGCGCAGTATTGATGGCAGGATCTCCCGGAACCGTTGATCAGGCAATGAAGCCGGTGTTGTTTGAAATATTTGGAGAAATTTGGAACGTCCAGGCCCGACTCGGGCAAGGCGTCTCGGCCTCGGTATACCGGGTGAGCTCGGGAAGGACGAGTACGGCCGCCGTTAAGGAGTTCCTGGCGGACGCTCAGGGCGGAGATTACGGGTACCACAAGGAGAGGTCCGTGCTGGAAGACATCCAAGGACACAAAAACATCG TAACGCTGTATGGGGTGTTCACCAACCACAGCCATGTGGGTGTGGCCACACGCTGCCTGCTGCTAGAGCTGCTGGATGTCAGTGTGTCTGAGCTGCTGGTTAGGGCCAGTACCCAGGGCCAGGTGGGCAGCCTCCAGAGTGGTGGTGCCCAGCAGCAGGGCCACTCCATGTGGCTGGTGCAGCACTGCGCAAGAGACATCCTGGAGGCCCTGGCCTTCCTCCACCGAGAGGGCTACGTCCACGCAGATCTCAAGCCCCGCAATGTGCTCTGGAGCGCAGACGACGAGTGCTTCAAACTCATCGACTTTGGACTCAGCTTCAAGGAGGGTAACCAG GATGTGAAGTACATCCAGACGGATGGGTACCGTGCCCCGGAGGCTGAGCTTCAGAACTCGCTGGCCCAGGCGGGGCTCGAGGCGGAGGGTAACTCTGGCTGCTCGGCCACTGTGGACCTCTGGAGCCTGGGTATCATCCTGCTGGAGATGCACTCCGGCATCAAACTCAAAGACACTGTCAGGTCACCCGAGTGGAAA GACAACAGTGCAGCGATAGTCGACCATATCTTTGCCAGTAACAGTATGGTGTGTCCTGCTATCCCTGTCTATCACCTCAGAGACCTGATCAAGAG CATGCTTCACTATGACCCCAAGCACAGAGGCACAGCCGAGACGGCCCTGCTTAGCCCTTTTTTCAGTATTCCCTTTG CTCCTCACATAGAAGACTTGGTTCTGCTGCCCTCTCCTGTTCTGCGCCTGCTCAACCTGATTGACGACAGCCACCTACACAATGAGGAGGAGTATGAAG aCATCTTGGAGGACATGAAGGAGGAGTGCCAGAAGTACGGCTCAGTGGTCTCTCTTCTCATTCCCAAGGAGAACCCAGGCAAAGGACAG GTGTTTGTAGAATATGCTAACGCAGGCGACTCCAAAGAGGCCCAGAGACTGCTGACGGGACGGACCTTTGACAGGAAGTTTGTCGTTGCCACATTCTACCCCCTGAGTGCTTACAAGAGAGGCTACTTGTACCAGACCGtgcagtga